One stretch of Malus domestica chromosome 14, GDT2T_hap1 DNA includes these proteins:
- the LOC103429998 gene encoding uncharacterized protein has translation MDPQHQQWRPRPPIPGTLCPICSFSHFPFCPPHPPFNQNPIFPNDSGHPFQRPGFDPYMGTQSPFVGNPNGFENPRPWQRTPNFDVDRYGKFPYRDGLAPPPQGPPLYEYGGNAYVSEGDRNFKRQRVDGLGLKAEFNPNNASFSLDNERRLKLIHDHGGAGSVSDCNTIPNGETNRYADQSKDSRPVNESQHSHVNVPYYDHTNQLPQPYGMQRHAVRQSLGQQHMPGVAPHGTPITNENGGYFSPPASGRFVSENAGHMRASRSFSGQPSLPTTPPPPLPMDPHSKSPPSLFPVSYGSSPMMSSAYPPYPESHSPAQPYFHSKPFSHASTGYIMEQSHAAHQISSKQYIGEGYPFPRKQSSLDKPKVIDATHLFKQPHRVTRPDHFVIILRGLPGSGKSYLAKMLRDLEVENGGNAPRIHSMDDYFMTEVEKVEESDVSKSSSSARGKKRVVKKVMEYCYEPEMEEAYRSSMLKAFKKTLEEGVFTFIIVDDRNLRVADFAQFWAIAKSSGYEVYILEAPYKDPVGCGARNVHGFTQVDVQKMAGQWEEAPTLYLQLDTKSLFHGDGLKESDIQEVDMDTEDAYNDGSPGLEERKPEKIIAPPAEDDAHIGSLHGGKSLDAEEDHPTAEVKELGRSKWSEILYDDDSEKAEGVKGKFNALSGLINAYRKEAKSVCWSDQVGYTGFSIAAAKKANVMSLVIGPGSGYNLKSNPLPVEENSTTHGRLSSGESKKQKAFQEQLRAERDSFKAVFDRRRQRIGGLGLGEE, from the exons ATGGACCCTCAGCACCAACAATGGCGGCCTAGGCCTCCAATCCCTGGTACCCTCTGCCCTATTTGCTCATTTTCTCACTTCCCCTTTTGCCCTCCGCATCCGCCCTTCAATCAAAACCCGATCTTCCCTAACGATTCGGGTCACCCTTTCCAAAGACCCGGTTTTGACCCGTATATGGGTACTCAGAGCCCGTTCGTGGGTAATCCGAATGGGTTTGAAAATCCCAGGCCGTGGCAGAGAACCCCTAATTTTGACGTAGACCGATATGGGAAATTTCCGTACAGAGACGGTTTGGCGCCGCCGCCGCAAGGTCCGCCACTGTATGAATATGGTGGCAATGCGTACGTTAGTGAAGGTGATAGGAACTTCAAAAGGCAGAGGGTCGATGGTTTGGGTTTAAAGGCCGAGTTTAACCCGAACAATGCGAGCTTTTCATTAGATAATGAGCGGAGATTGAAGCTGATTCATGATCACGGTGGGGCGGGTTCAGTTTCGGATTGTAATACCATCCCGAATGGCGAAACGAATAGGTATGCAGATCAAAGTAAAGATTCTAGGCCTGTGAATGAATCACAACATTCCCATGTGAATGTACCATACTATGATCATACCAATCAGCTACCACAACCCTATGGAATGCAGCGGCATGCTGTGAGACAGTCACTTGGGCAGCAACATATGCCTGGAGTTGCTCCACATGGCACTCCAATTACGAATGAAAACGGAGGCTACTTTTCGCCCCCTGCTAGTGGTAGATTTGTTTCTGAAAATGCAGGTCATATGCGGGCTTCTCGGTCATTCAGTGGGCAGCCTTCTCTTCCCACCACTCCACCACCTCCTCTTCCAATGGATCCGCATTCAAAATCGCCGCCTTCATTGTTTCCGGTTTCCTATGGTTCCTCACCAATGATGTCTTCAGCCTATCCACCATATCCTGAATCCCACTCTCCGGCGCAGCCTTATTTTCATAGTAAGCCATTTTCACATGCTTCTACTGGCTATATTATGGAG CAATCTCATGCTGCTCATCAAATATCATCAAAGCAGTACATAGGAGAGGGGTATCCATTTCCACGAAAGCAGTCATCTTTGGATAAGCCAAAAGTTATTGATGCTACACACTTATTTAAGCAGCCACATAGAGTCACTCGTCCAGATCATTTTGTGATAATCCTAAGAGGGCTTCCAG GTAGTGGAAAGAGCTACTTAGCAAAGATGTTGCGTGACCTAGAGGTTGAAAATGGTGGTAATGCTCCACGAATCCATTCCATGGATGATTATTTTATGACAGAAGtagaaaag GTTGAGGAAAGTGATGTTTCAAAATCTTCAAGTTCAGCTAGAGGCAAGAAGCGAGTGGTGAAGAAGGTGATGGAGTATTGTTATGAACCTGAAATGGAGGAG GCTTATAGGTCGAGTATGCTGAAGGCATTTAAGAAGACCCTTGAGGAGGGTGTTTTCACCTTCATAATTG TGGATGACCGCAATCTGCGGGTAGCTGACTTTGCTCAGTTTTGGGCAATTGCAAAG aGTTCGGGGTATGAAGTTTATATACTAGAAGCTCCATATAAGGATCCTGTG GGTTGCGGAGCTAGGAATGTGCACGGCTTTACCCAAGTTGACGTACAGAAGATGGCTGGACAATGGGAGGAAGCTCCAACCCTATACTTGCAATTGGACACCAAG TCATTATTCCATGGAGATGGCTTGAAGGAAAGTGACATTCAAGAA GTGGACATGGATACAGAAGATGCATATAATGATGGTTCACCGGGATTGGAAGAAAGAAAGCCTGAAAAGATCATAGCACCCCCTGCTGAAGATGATGCTCATATTG GCTCTTTGCACGGTGGGAAGAGCTTGGACGCTGAAGAAGACCATCCAACTGCGGAAGTGAAAGAACTAGGTAGGAGTAAATGGTCAGAAATATTATACGATGATGATAGTGAAAAAGCTGAAGGTGTGAAGGGCAAGTTTAATGCTCTTTCTGGACTGATTAACGCTTATCGCAAGGAAGCAAAATCCGTGTGCTGGAGTGACCAG GTTGGCTATACTGGGTTTTCAATAGCAGCAGCAAAGAAGGCGAATGTCATGTCTTTGGTCATTGGACCAGGTTCTGGATACAACTTG AAGTCCAACCCGTTACCCGTAGAAGAGAACTCTACCACCCATGGTAGGCTTAGCAGTGGTGAATCAAAGAAGCAGAAAGCATTCCAAGAGCAACTTCGTGCAGAACGCGACTCTTTCAAAGCAGTTTTTGACAGGAGGCGGCAGCGGATTGGTGGACTTGGTTTGGGGGAAGAGTAG